A section of the Quatrionicoccus australiensis genome encodes:
- a CDS encoding LysE family translocator, producing the protein MDALLSLTQTAGLLLAALLVTLAPGPDNLLVLSLGMARGRRQGIAFGLGCAAGCLNHTLLAALGISALIAASPSAFAALKAAGGLYLVWLGVQAIRNARPSGATAPAGAPESNVQLFRKGLIANAINPKVVLFFLAFLPQFVDHARADAGLQIVQLGLLFTLQAALVFAGIGWFAGRIGERLARSPRLALWLDRVAGGVFVLLGARLLSDG; encoded by the coding sequence ATGGACGCGCTGCTCTCCCTGACCCAGACCGCCGGCCTCCTGCTAGCCGCGCTGCTGGTCACCCTCGCGCCGGGCCCCGACAACCTGCTCGTGCTCAGTCTCGGCATGGCGCGCGGCCGGCGCCAGGGCATCGCCTTCGGCCTGGGCTGCGCCGCCGGCTGCCTGAATCACACCCTGCTCGCCGCGCTCGGCATCAGCGCGCTGATCGCCGCCTCACCGTCGGCCTTTGCCGCGCTCAAGGCGGCCGGCGGCCTCTACCTCGTCTGGCTCGGCGTCCAGGCCATCCGCAACGCCCGCCCGAGCGGTGCGACGGCCCCGGCCGGCGCGCCGGAAAGCAACGTTCAGCTGTTCCGCAAGGGATTGATCGCCAATGCCATCAATCCCAAGGTCGTGCTGTTCTTTCTCGCCTTCCTGCCACAATTCGTCGATCACGCGCGCGCCGACGCCGGCCTGCAGATCGTCCAATTGGGCCTGCTGTTCACGCTGCAGGCGGCACTCGTCTTCGCCGGCATCGGCTGGTTTGCCGGCCGCATCGGCGAGCGCCTGGCGCGCAGCCCGCGCCTCGCGCTGTGGCTGGATCGTGTTGCCGGCGGCGTTTTCGTGCTGCTCGGGGCGCGCCTGCTCAGCGACGGCTGA
- a CDS encoding B12-binding domain-containing radical SAM protein, whose product MPATNIRVLAVIPPMTQLNTPYPSTAYLTGFLRSRGVDAVQEDIALQLVLELFSPAGLRAMHAKVLALPAKKRTPSLHCFVDNFERYLASVTPAVAFLQGRDPSIGHRICGRQFLPEGPRFASLDNYIDDEGGDPLAWAFGSLGVQDRARHLATLYLDDLADVLRDAVDSRFEFVRYAESLARSQPTFEPLARALAAPKTLVDATLEKLTLAAVDRHSPGLVLVSVPFPGSVYAAFRMAQAIKAQHPDIVVALGGGWVNTELRELKEARVFDYFDYVTLDDGEQPIIALLEHLAGKRPRLNLVRTFTRVDGQVRYFTTGEPDVPFAEVGTPTWDGLPLDRYLSLLDMLNPMHRLWSDGRWNKLTVAHGCYWKKCSFCDVGLDYIGRYDGIAATTLVDRIETIIDETGQSGFHFVDEAAPPKALKAMAEELQKRNRAISWWGNIRFEKSFTPELCNQLADSGCIAVSGGLEVASDRLLKLMKKGVSVDQVARVTRAFSESGILVHAYLMYGFPTQTVQDTVDALEYVRQLFAEGCIQSGFFHRFACTVHSPVGLNPAEYGIKLKALPPITFATNDVEFFDPTGVDHDSLGRALNKALYNYMHGIGLDEDVRAWFDERVPKPRVGRNFIAKALSDRSAY is encoded by the coding sequence ATGCCCGCCACCAACATCCGCGTCCTCGCCGTCATCCCGCCGATGACGCAACTCAACACCCCGTATCCGTCCACCGCCTACCTGACCGGCTTCCTGCGCTCGCGCGGCGTCGACGCGGTGCAGGAGGACATCGCGCTGCAACTGGTGCTCGAACTCTTTTCGCCCGCCGGCCTGCGCGCCATGCATGCAAAGGTGCTGGCCCTGCCGGCGAAGAAGCGCACGCCCAGCCTGCACTGCTTCGTCGACAATTTCGAACGCTATCTGGCCAGCGTCACGCCGGCCGTCGCTTTTTTGCAAGGGCGCGACCCGTCGATCGGGCATCGCATCTGCGGCCGACAATTCCTCCCCGAAGGGCCGCGCTTCGCCTCGCTCGACAACTACATCGACGACGAAGGCGGCGACCCGCTGGCCTGGGCCTTCGGCTCGCTCGGCGTGCAGGACCGGGCGCGGCATCTGGCAACGCTCTACCTCGACGACCTCGCCGACGTGCTGCGCGACGCCGTCGACTCGCGCTTCGAGTTCGTCCGCTACGCCGAATCGCTGGCCCGCAGCCAGCCGACTTTCGAGCCGCTGGCGCGCGCCCTGGCGGCGCCGAAAACCCTGGTCGATGCAACGCTGGAAAAACTCACTTTAGCGGCCGTCGACCGTCACAGCCCCGGCCTGGTGCTGGTTTCCGTGCCCTTCCCCGGTTCCGTCTATGCGGCTTTCCGCATGGCGCAGGCAATCAAGGCGCAGCACCCGGACATCGTCGTCGCGCTCGGCGGCGGCTGGGTCAATACCGAATTGCGCGAATTGAAGGAAGCACGCGTCTTCGATTATTTCGACTACGTCACGCTCGACGACGGCGAGCAGCCCATCATCGCGCTGCTTGAGCATCTCGCCGGCAAGCGGCCGCGCCTCAATCTGGTCCGCACCTTCACGCGCGTCGACGGCCAGGTCCGCTATTTCACCACCGGCGAACCGGACGTGCCCTTCGCCGAAGTCGGCACGCCGACCTGGGACGGCCTGCCGCTCGACCGCTACCTGTCGTTGCTCGACATGCTCAACCCCATGCACCGGCTGTGGTCGGACGGGCGCTGGAACAAGCTGACCGTGGCGCACGGCTGCTACTGGAAGAAATGCAGTTTCTGCGACGTCGGCCTCGACTACATCGGCCGTTACGACGGAATTGCCGCCACAACGCTGGTCGACCGTATCGAAACCATCATCGACGAAACCGGCCAGAGCGGCTTTCATTTCGTCGACGAAGCCGCGCCGCCCAAGGCACTCAAGGCCATGGCCGAGGAATTGCAGAAGCGCAACCGGGCGATTTCCTGGTGGGGCAATATCCGCTTCGAGAAATCCTTCACGCCGGAACTCTGCAACCAGTTGGCCGACAGCGGCTGCATCGCCGTCTCCGGCGGCCTTGAAGTCGCTTCCGACCGGCTGCTCAAGCTGATGAAAAAGGGCGTCTCGGTCGATCAGGTCGCCCGCGTCACGCGCGCTTTCAGCGAATCCGGCATTCTCGTGCACGCCTACCTGATGTACGGCTTCCCGACGCAAACCGTGCAGGACACGGTCGATGCGCTCGAATACGTGCGGCAGCTGTTCGCCGAGGGCTGCATCCAGTCCGGCTTCTTCCACCGCTTCGCGTGCACCGTGCATTCTCCCGTCGGCCTCAATCCGGCCGAGTACGGCATCAAGCTCAAGGCGCTGCCGCCGATCACTTTCGCCACCAACGACGTCGAATTCTTCGACCCGACCGGCGTCGACCACGACAGCCTCGGCCGCGCGCTGAACAAGGCGCTCTACAACTACATGCACGGCATCGGCCTGGATGAGGATGTGCGGGCGTGGTTCGACGAACGCGTGCCGAAACCGCGCGTCGGGCGCAATTTCATTGCAAAGGCGCTGAGCGACCGCTCGGCCTACTGA
- a CDS encoding type IV pili methyl-accepting chemotaxis transducer N-terminal domain-containing protein: MPRFRLAGTTCRSIFLIFSLLTVAHAQPSVASVPAVRTADGSPLAQDIAAAGRLRMQSQRLAKLYQQAVMGLNATPAQQQIALAVGDADSEFGRLARYGKKPAIQRTWSRSDALWQELRAVLKKAPNAASTERVNQLADELMLHTGKLAMQIEAEAETPVGRLLDQSSRLNMLAQRLARLYLQAQGGDRSQGVLTDIEQARKEFATGLHELDTARENSSVSRENIALARNQWIFFDSAISRMGNASRDGKAVLDVATSSERIAQVLDATSAQYVRDYAETSRAAK; this comes from the coding sequence ATGCCCCGATTTCGTTTGGCCGGCACGACCTGCCGCAGCATTTTCCTCATTTTTTCCCTGTTGACCGTTGCGCACGCGCAGCCGTCGGTGGCCTCCGTGCCTGCCGTGCGCACGGCCGATGGCAGCCCGCTGGCGCAGGATATCGCCGCCGCCGGGCGGTTGCGCATGCAGTCGCAGCGTCTCGCCAAGCTCTACCAGCAGGCGGTGATGGGCCTCAACGCCACGCCGGCGCAGCAGCAGATCGCGCTGGCCGTCGGCGACGCCGACAGCGAGTTCGGCCGCCTCGCGCGTTACGGCAAGAAGCCTGCGATACAGCGCACCTGGTCGCGCAGCGATGCACTGTGGCAGGAATTGCGCGCGGTGCTGAAAAAGGCCCCGAATGCGGCGTCGACCGAGCGGGTCAATCAACTCGCCGACGAATTGATGCTGCACACCGGCAAGCTCGCCATGCAGATCGAGGCCGAGGCGGAAACGCCGGTCGGCCGGCTGCTCGACCAGTCGTCACGCCTCAACATGCTGGCCCAGCGTCTCGCCCGGCTTTACCTGCAGGCGCAGGGCGGCGACCGTTCGCAGGGCGTGCTGACCGACATCGAGCAGGCGCGCAAGGAATTTGCGACCGGCTTGCACGAACTTGATACGGCGCGCGAGAATTCATCGGTCAGCCGCGAGAACATCGCGCTGGCCCGGAATCAGTGGATTTTCTTCGACAGCGCGATCAGCCGCATGGGCAACGCCAGCCGTGACGGCAAGGCAGTACTCGATGTCGCGACGAGCAGCGAACGCATCGCCCAGGTGCTCGATGCGACCAGCGCGCAGTATGTGCGCGACTACGCCGAAACTTCGCGCGCCGCAAAATAA
- a CDS encoding patatin-like phospholipase family protein yields the protein MPAQIISSLAATRRRILLAGALLCLGACTTLQPGKPQATAVDPPRKLKIGLALGGGAARGFAHIGVIKMLESQGIVADYVVGTSAGAVVGSLYAAGNDAFAMQKIAQQLDEKIFADWTLGGRGLLKGEALQDFINQHLHNRPLEKLGKPFATVATDLKTGERVVFRTGDTGMAVRASAAVPGVFQPTQFRGHSYVDGGLTSPVPVQAAREMGADFVIAVDISAQPEGQPVDSLSSILWQTTTIMGGVIGRNEMRDADIVIRPKLPYVKSWDFTARHDAMLEGERAALAALPAIRQKLGR from the coding sequence ATGCCCGCTCAGATCATCTCCTCCCTCGCCGCAACACGCCGGCGCATCCTGCTCGCCGGCGCCCTGCTCTGTCTTGGCGCCTGCACCACGCTGCAGCCCGGCAAACCGCAGGCGACAGCGGTCGACCCGCCGCGCAAGCTGAAAATCGGCCTCGCCCTGGGCGGCGGTGCGGCGCGCGGCTTTGCCCATATCGGCGTGATCAAGATGCTGGAGTCGCAGGGCATCGTCGCCGACTACGTGGTCGGCACCAGCGCCGGCGCCGTCGTCGGCTCGCTCTACGCGGCCGGCAACGATGCCTTCGCGATGCAGAAAATCGCGCAGCAGCTCGACGAGAAAATCTTCGCCGACTGGACACTGGGCGGACGCGGCCTGCTCAAGGGCGAAGCGCTGCAGGATTTCATCAACCAGCACCTGCACAACCGGCCGCTGGAAAAACTCGGCAAGCCGTTTGCCACCGTCGCCACCGACCTGAAGACCGGCGAGCGCGTCGTCTTCCGCACCGGCGACACCGGCATGGCGGTACGCGCCTCGGCCGCCGTGCCCGGCGTCTTCCAGCCGACGCAATTCCGCGGCCACAGCTATGTCGATGGCGGCCTGACCAGCCCGGTACCGGTGCAGGCAGCACGCGAGATGGGCGCCGATTTCGTCATCGCCGTCGATATTTCGGCCCAGCCGGAAGGTCAACCGGTGGACAGCCTGAGCAGCATCCTGTGGCAGACGACGACCATCATGGGCGGCGTCATCGGCCGCAACGAAATGCGCGATGCCGACATCGTCATCCGCCCCAAGCTGCCCTACGTCAAATCCTGGGACTTCACCGCCCGCCACGACGCCATGCTCGAAGGCGAGCGCGCCGCGCTGGCGGCGCTGCCGGCGATCCGCCAGAAGCTCGGGCGCTAG
- a CDS encoding diguanylate cyclase, producing the protein MPQKASDPHVSIIGRVSISHLLLVIFLVGLLTSSLAVYSTFVSYRVGAVREMAKADGQRISHLVFEHFYSVMRKGASRDEIDDLVHHIQNQLPNYEVTIIRGEPVVRQFGGRPGQTELRAHDPALQSALKSGDEYSGFLGNNLRYLFPVRVTGECVACHSQAEVGEVNGVISVSVPLAALEKPLAAFAYPLMYLALGLVMTLLLVIFFALRRRVSQPIVELAGHVSEISGAADFSRDVVPGDDWPKEIRGLADNFNGLLGQVRNSQAQLREISLHDPLTGLFNRRHFDAAIERASQDAQAGAAGFSVLLIDLDRFKSVNDVYGHAAGDAVLISVGKSLTSVVRESDLAARIGGDEFAIIALTTSYAEALELAERVRLAIETPQIRFGSDQVTARCSIGVGSFPDSGLRASDLMHAADLAMYADKQARRAAGAEAAVISQPGSVPLEQ; encoded by the coding sequence ATGCCGCAAAAAGCCAGCGACCCCCACGTTTCGATCATCGGCCGGGTTTCGATCAGCCACTTGTTACTGGTGATCTTCCTGGTGGGTTTGCTGACCTCCTCGCTGGCGGTGTATTCGACCTTCGTTTCCTATCGCGTCGGCGCAGTCCGGGAAATGGCCAAGGCCGACGGTCAACGCATTTCGCACCTCGTTTTCGAGCACTTCTATTCGGTGATGCGCAAGGGTGCCAGTCGTGACGAGATCGACGATCTGGTGCATCACATCCAGAACCAGTTGCCCAATTACGAAGTGACGATCATTCGCGGCGAACCGGTCGTGCGTCAGTTCGGCGGCCGTCCCGGACAGACCGAACTGCGCGCCCATGACCCGGCGCTGCAGAGTGCCCTGAAAAGCGGCGACGAATATTCGGGATTCCTCGGCAACAATTTGCGCTACCTGTTCCCGGTGCGGGTCACCGGCGAGTGTGTCGCTTGCCATTCGCAGGCTGAGGTTGGCGAAGTCAATGGCGTGATTTCGGTCAGCGTGCCGCTGGCTGCGCTGGAAAAGCCGCTGGCCGCCTTTGCCTATCCGCTGATGTATCTGGCGCTGGGCCTGGTGATGACGCTGTTGCTGGTGATTTTTTTCGCCCTGCGCCGCCGGGTCAGTCAGCCGATTGTCGAGCTGGCCGGGCATGTTTCGGAAATTTCCGGCGCAGCTGATTTTTCGCGTGACGTGGTGCCGGGCGACGACTGGCCCAAGGAAATCCGTGGCCTGGCCGACAACTTCAACGGCCTGCTCGGGCAGGTACGCAATTCGCAGGCGCAATTGCGCGAGATCTCATTGCACGATCCCCTGACCGGACTGTTCAATCGTCGCCATTTCGATGCCGCCATCGAGCGCGCCAGTCAGGATGCGCAGGCGGGCGCGGCCGGGTTTTCGGTCCTGCTGATCGATCTCGATCGTTTCAAGTCGGTCAATGACGTGTATGGCCACGCGGCCGGCGATGCCGTGCTGATCAGCGTCGGCAAGTCGCTGACCAGCGTGGTCAGGGAAAGCGACCTGGCGGCGCGGATCGGGGGCGATGAGTTTGCCATCATCGCCTTGACGACGAGCTATGCCGAGGCGCTGGAACTGGCCGAGCGCGTGCGCCTGGCCATCGAAACGCCACAGATTCGCTTTGGCAGCGATCAGGTCACGGCCCGTTGCAGCATTGGCGTCGGCAGCTTCCCGGACAGCGGTTTGCGCGCTTCCGACCTGATGCATGCCGCCGATCTGGCGATGTATGCCGACAAGCAGGCGCGACGTGCTGCCGGCGCCGAAGCGGCAGTTATCTCACAACCAGGCTCAGTACCACTCGAGCAGTGA
- a CDS encoding phospholipase A → MPVIHRLSLLSLLVLAAPHAGAESLADCRRIADAGQRLACYDGLDKEIPTEMAPAATSTVANLKPPAAAPQESADSLLGKAWELDPGERGHILRIRPYKPVYALPLFHATNANRKPSSPATGHSSEDVDLSSNEAKLQISLKSKLYEDIFGSNGDLWFGYTQSSRWQVYTGASSRPFRETNHEPEAMLVWRTDYNLAGWRARYVSLGVNHQSNGRSLPLSRSWNRVIAALALERDDWTLTLRPWWRIPEKAANDDNPDISSYLGRADVQLVKSWGKQQFSVLLRHNLEGGRNGRGALQLDYAFPIAGELRGHLQWFSGYGESMIDYNHRANYYGVGVSLLEWY, encoded by the coding sequence ATGCCCGTCATTCATCGCCTGAGCCTGCTGTCCCTTCTTGTCCTGGCTGCACCGCATGCCGGCGCCGAGTCGCTCGCCGACTGCCGGCGCATCGCCGATGCCGGCCAGCGCCTCGCCTGTTACGACGGGCTGGACAAGGAAATACCGACGGAAATGGCGCCTGCCGCAACGTCGACCGTTGCGAACCTCAAGCCGCCAGCCGCCGCGCCGCAGGAAAGCGCCGACTCCCTGCTCGGCAAGGCCTGGGAGCTCGATCCCGGCGAGCGCGGCCACATCCTGCGCATCCGGCCGTACAAGCCGGTCTATGCCCTGCCGCTGTTCCACGCGACCAACGCCAACCGCAAACCGAGTTCACCGGCGACCGGCCACAGCAGCGAAGATGTCGATCTGAGCAGCAACGAGGCCAAGTTGCAGATCAGCCTGAAGAGCAAGCTTTACGAAGACATTTTCGGCAGCAATGGCGATCTGTGGTTCGGCTATACCCAGTCGTCGCGCTGGCAGGTTTACACCGGCGCCAGTTCGCGCCCCTTCCGCGAGACCAACCACGAGCCGGAAGCGATGCTGGTCTGGCGCACCGACTACAACCTGGCCGGCTGGCGGGCGCGCTATGTCTCGCTCGGCGTCAATCACCAGTCAAACGGCCGCTCGCTGCCGCTGTCACGCAGTTGGAACCGGGTGATTGCCGCGCTGGCGCTGGAAAGGGACGACTGGACGCTGACCCTGCGCCCGTGGTGGCGGATTCCGGAAAAAGCCGCCAACGACGACAATCCGGACATTTCCAGCTATCTCGGCCGGGCCGATGTGCAACTGGTCAAAAGCTGGGGCAAGCAGCAGTTTTCCGTGCTGCTGCGCCACAACCTGGAAGGCGGCCGCAACGGGCGCGGCGCCCTGCAACTCGACTACGCCTTCCCGATTGCCGGCGAACTGCGCGGTCATCTGCAATGGTTCTCCGGCTACGGCGAGAGCATGATCGACTACAACCACCGCGCCAACTACTACGGCGTCGGCGTCTCACTGCTCGAGTGGTACTGA